Proteins encoded together in one Campylobacter peloridis LMG 23910 window:
- a CDS encoding protein-L-isoaspartate(D-aspartate) O-methyltransferase — protein sequence MHLFEQKQCQTMAEEIQKNTFINEELFEAFCSTPREIFSPLKIHAYRLDALPLMGNQWISSPLTVAKMTMALDFKDADSVLEIGCGSGYQAAILSKLIRRVFTIERIEKLAFSAIEKFKKLKYTNIHVKFDDGQNGWKNYAPYDRILLSAYTEHIPNVLFDQLENNGILVAPLLIGNQQFITKFTKKDNEIIKEILEECLFVPIKDGKE from the coding sequence ATTCATTTATTTGAGCAAAAACAATGTCAAACCATGGCAGAAGAAATTCAAAAAAATACTTTTATCAATGAAGAGTTGTTTGAAGCTTTTTGTTCCACTCCTAGAGAAATTTTTTCTCCACTAAAAATACACGCTTATAGACTAGATGCTTTACCTTTAATGGGAAATCAATGGATAAGCTCGCCTCTTACTGTGGCTAAAATGACAATGGCACTTGATTTTAAAGACGCTGATAGTGTTTTAGAAATAGGCTGTGGAAGTGGCTATCAAGCAGCTATTTTAAGTAAGCTAATAAGAAGAGTTTTTACTATAGAACGCATAGAAAAATTAGCATTTAGTGCTATAGAAAAATTTAAAAAACTAAAATATACCAATATACATGTAAAATTTGATGATGGACAAAATGGTTGGAAAAACTACGCTCCTTATGATAGAATTTTGCTTTCTGCTTATACAGAACATATTCCAAATGTTTTATTCGATCAACTAGAAAATAATGGAATTTTAGTTGCACCTTTACTCATAGGTAACCAACAATTCATTACTAAATTTACTAAAAAAGACAACGAAATTATCAAAGAAATTCTAGAAGAATGCCTTTTTGTGCCTATCAAAGATGGCAAAGAATAA